The Pyrus communis chromosome 9, drPyrComm1.1, whole genome shotgun sequence genome has a segment encoding these proteins:
- the LOC137745713 gene encoding LOW QUALITY PROTEIN: pentatricopeptide repeat-containing protein At3g05340-like (The sequence of the model RefSeq protein was modified relative to this genomic sequence to represent the inferred CDS: substituted 1 base at 1 genomic stop codon), with protein sequence MKSRWVFQLQNLSSHHFPSCASSLISAFKTKLHRNPYSQTTATLVLNNVDISLLLSLCGKDRNFQLGSSLHASLIKNPEFFHPENHDDHRNALVVWNSLLSMYLKCGKLRNAVQLFDHMHVRDTVSWNTIISGFLRNGELDSGFGYFKQMCGLGCYRFDKATLTSILAAFDGPECCHLNKMMHGLVVLNGFERETAVGNALITSYCKCGCFLSGRRVFDEMFDRNVITWTAMISGLAQNEYYVESLELFLEMRGGVVDPNSMTYLGLLMACSGLQAVSVGRQIHGLAWKLGIQSELCIESALMDMYSKCGSVEEAWKIFESTEELDEISMTVILVGFAQNGFEDEAIHIFVKMIKAGIDIDPNMVSAVLGVFGVDTSLGLGMQLHSLIVKKNFGSNSFVGNGLINMYSKCGELEDSVKVFSRMPQRNSISWNSMIAAFARHGDGSKALQLYEKMNMEGVQPTDVTFLSLLHACSHVGFVERGMEFLKSMNKDHGMSPRPEHYACVVDMLGRAGHLTEAKSFIEKLPENPGVLVWQALLGACCIHGDSEIGKYAADQLLLAAPETPAPYVLLANIYSSEGRWKERARTIKGMKEMGVTKETGISWIEIEKKVQSFVVGDRMHPQAEPIYRVLGELFRLMTDEGYVPDERFILYYLDQDEKRXEPILCYILNKMKTYKNDLGLSFLYYTNFLSGKTLNRQKFTVKNCREDAPPLSATSNAYNILGVQPSCSAAELKAAFRAKVKQFHPDVNRNGKDADMMIRRVIQAYEMLSSYSRSEIIERECVDPFDNPECEAFDVFVNEVLCVGKGCLYSCVQRAPHAFTYASTGTARATSQGFGDDYQVQLAVGQCPRSCIHYVTPSQRIILEELLDSIINTPYDSSPEADLLYSLIVKAMFENNRYQKPKKQPKASTQHVDWF encoded by the exons ATGAAATCCAGGTGGGTCTTTCAGCTTCAGAACCTCAGCTCCCACCACTTCCCCTCCTGCGCTTCCTCTCTAATCTCCGCCTTCAAAACCAAGCTCCACCGGAACCCCTATTCACAAACAACGGCAACATTGGTCCTCAACAATGTCGACATAAGCCTGCTCCTCTCTCTTTGTGGAAAAGATCGCAACTTTCAGCTGGGTTCTTCCCTCCACGCCTCTCTCATCAAGAACCCTGAATTCTTTCACCCTGAGAATCACGATGATCACCGCAATGCCCTTGTTGTTTGGAATTCTTTGCTGTCAATGTACTTAAAATGTGGTAAATTACGGAATGCAGTCCAACTGTTTGATCATATGCATGTGAGGGATACGGTCTCGTGGAATACGATAATATCTGGGTTTTTGAGGAATGGGGAGCTGGATAGTGGTTTTGGGTACTTTAAGCAAATGTGTGGATTGGGTTGTTATCGATTTGATAAAGCGACTTTGACTTCAATCTTAGCAGCTTTTGATGGGCCGGAGTGTTGTCACTTGAATAAGATGATGCATGGTTTGGTGGTTTTGAATGGATTTGAGCGGGAAACTgctgtggggaatgctttgatCACATCGTATTGTAAATGTGGGTGTTTTCTGTCCGGAAGACGGGTGTTTGATGAGATGTTTGATAGGAATGTGATTACATGGACTGCGATGATTTCGGGCCTTGCACAGAATGAATACTATGTTGAAAGTTTGGAGTTGTTTTTGGAGATGCGTGGTGGAGTGGTGGATCCAAATTCTATGACTTATTTGGGATTACTCATGGCATGTTCTGGTTTGCAGGCAGTAAGTGTAGGGCGGCAAATTCATGGACTTGCATGGAAATTGGGAATTCAATCCGAGTTGTGCATTGAGAGTGCACTAATGGACATGTATTCAAAATGTGGTAGTGTGGAAGAGGCATGGAAAATTTTTGAATCCACGGAAGAACTTGATGAGATTTCTATGACTGTTATTCTGGTGGGATTTGCACAAAATGGGTTTGAGGATGAAGCAATCcatatttttgtgaaaatgaTAAAGGCAGGAATTGACATTGACCCAAACATGGTTTCAGCAGTTCTTGGCGTATTTGGTGTTGATACTTCTTTAGGTCTAGGAATGCAGCTCCACTCTTTAATTGTCAAGAAGAATTTTGGTTCAAACTCTTTTGTCGGTAATGGGCTTATAAATATGTACTCCAAGTGTGGAGAGTTGGAGGATTCAGTCAAAGTGTTCAGTCGGATGCCTCAAAGGAACTCAATTTCTTGGAATTCCATGATTGCAGCTTTTGCCCGTCATGGAGATGGCTCAAAAGCATTACAGTTGTATGAAAAGATGAATATGGAAGGTGTACAACCAACAGATGTTACATTTCTGTCTCTACTTCATGCTTGTAGCCATGTTGGCTTCGTTGAAAGGGGCATGGAGTTCCTGAAATCCATGAACAAAGATCATGGGATGAGTCCGAGGCCAGAACACTATGCTTGTGTTGTCGACATGTTAGGTCGGGCAGGACATCTCACTGAGGCCAAAAGTTTTATCGAAAAGCTACCAGAGAATCCTGGTGTACTTGTTTGGCAAGCATTGCTTGGTGCTTGTTGCATTCACGGCGATTCAGAGATTGGCAAATATGCCGCGGACCAGTTGTTATTGGCAGCACCTGAGACACCAGCACCATATGTTTTGCTTGCCAATATATATTCTTCTGAAGGAAGGTGGAAAGAGAGAGCAAGGACTATTAAGGGGATGAAGGAGATGGGGGTGACAAAAGAAACGGGTATTAGTTGGATCGAGATTGAAAAGAAAGTTCAGAGCTTTGTTGTTGGGGATAGGATGCATCCACAAGCAGAGCCCATTTATAGGGTTTTAGGCGAACTGTTTAGACTGATGACAGATGAAGGGTATGTACCAGATGAAAGGTTTATACTGTACTATTTGGATCAAGATGAAAAGAGATAAGAGCCAATTCTTTGTTACATTCTTAACAAAATGAAGACATATAAGAATGATTTAGGTTTGTCATTCCTTTATTATACGAATTTTCTAT CCGGTAAAACTCTGAACCGCCAGAAATTCACAGTGAAGAACTGCAGAGAGGATGCTCCTCCTCTCTCCGCCACTTCCAACGCTTACAATATCCTCGGTGTCCAGCCTTCCTGCTCCGCCGCGGAGCTCAAAGCCGCCTTCCGCGCCAAA GTGAAGCAGTTTCATCCAGATGTAAATAGGAACGGGAAAGATGCTGATATGATGATTCGCCGTGTAATTCAGGCCTATGAG ATGTTATCGAGTTACAGCCGATCGGAGATAATCGAGAG GGAATGTGTAGATCCCTTTGATAATCCAGAATGTGAAGCGTTTGATGTTTTTGTTAACGAGGTTCTTTGTGTGGGAAAAG GTTGTCTATATTCATGTGTACAAAGAGCCCCTCATGCCTTCACTTATGCTTCAACTGGGACTGCAAGAGCTACATCTCAAG GATTTGGGGATGATTACCAAGTTCAGCTTGCAGTTGGTCAGTGCCCAAGAAGTTGCATTCATTATGTAACTCCATCACAGAGAATTATTTTGGAGGAGTTACTTGACAG TATCATCAACACACCGTATGATAGTTCGCCCGAGGCAGATTTGCTCTACTCGCTTATAGTCAAAGCCATGTTTGAGAACAACCGGTATCAGAAGCCGAAGAAGCAGCCAAAAGCTTCGACACAACATGTTGATTGGTTTTGA
- the LOC137744050 gene encoding microtubule-binding protein TANGLED-like yields MVAKTPPEQRKMVAPLNPLLLRETVKKVDRCMARLQELQYTVSGGTKVISGVSLSPRSTRGYLRTSLRCKQETARIKGSATRKSPVGKFPAKAGGEWQRMSLPAMLVGETVGEILQASQFAREIIAAIGNKTKKTTSEDPKTPMTQGKQRQNPENTELRARRKKEKHNKSQSTRSESGSPVLQRARSRINFKVSPPHKREMEKENNRYVANRVSPKNRPWAKKSVLFPNPLFSASDSSQQQKFCRTRSPVIGRNDCNNDRPRIQTPHKFLIKSPPSASKFPSPSKFQIKIKSPPLVSSLSPTKAKKSPKMSTASKLRRSFSPSRLATRLVSPLKSRKSVQKSSEGALLMHGLKQRPTSSVPLGLSARRI; encoded by the exons ATGGTTGCAAAAACCCCACCAGAGCAGAGGAAAATGGTAGCCCCTCTCAATCCTCTTCTCCTCAGAGAAACAGTGAAGAAG GTGGATAGATGTATGGCTCGGTTGCAGGAGCTGCAGTACACAGTTTCGGGCGGTACGAAGGTGATCTCAGGAGTGAGTCTCAGCCCTCGGAGTACTAGAGGCTATCTCAGGACTAGCCTCCGATGCAAACAAGAAACTGCAAG GATTAAAGGCTCAGCCACTAGAAAATCTCCTGTTGGCAAGTTTCCAGCAAAGGCAGgag GGGAGTGGCAGAGAATGTCCTTGCCGGCAATGCTGGTCGGTGAAACCGTCGGAGAAATTCTACAAGCAAGCCAATTTGCAAGAGAAATAATAGCAGCAATTggcaacaaaacaaagaaaaccacTTCAGAAGACCCCAAAACCCCAATGACACAAGGGAAACAAAGGCAGAACCCTGAAAACACAGAGCTCAGGGCCAGAAGAAAGAAGGAGAAGCACAACAAGTCTCAATCCACTCGATCAGAATCCGGTTCCCCGGTACTGCAACGGGCTCGTTCCCGGATCAATTTCAAGGTCTCACCTCCACACAAGAGAGAAATGGAGAAAGAAAACAACAGATACGTGGCAAACAGAGTATCTCCGAAAAATAGGCCTTGGGCTAAAAAAAGTGTGTTGTTTCCCAACCCTTTGTTTTCGGCTTCAGATTCTTCTCAGCAGCAGAAGTTCTGCAGAACAAGATCACCGGTCATTGGCAGAAACGATTGTAACAATGATAGGCCAAGGATTCAGACTCCGCACAAGTTCCTGATCAAGTCCCCGCCTTCTGCTTCGAAGTTTCCTTCACCTTCCAAGTTTCAGATCAAGATCAAGAGCCCTCCATTGGTTTCTTCTCTGTCTCCAACGAAAGCCAAGAAGTCACCGAAGATGTCAACTGCTTCAAAACTTCGCAGGTCATTTTCGCCGTCAAGATTGGCAACCAGGTTGGTGTCACCATTGAAGAGCAGAAAGAGTGTGCAGAAGAGTAGTGAGGGAGCACTATTAATGCATGGTTTGAAACAGCGTCCGACTTCCTCAGTGCCATTGGGACTTTCAGCTCGGAGAATTTGA
- the LOC137744991 gene encoding kinesin-like protein KIN-14S — translation MFHENCTDVVPDHYSKPSATSEAVKTLETIASQVDSDVSDKECTPDITTKPVDGDSDLIGESSASNGTEGSPCQRFLPVLQKITDLTTKIQDLKKEHTVLSDQVKLTTNSFPDPSVLNTIQLLSMEHELLKKKYLDELSERKRLYNEVIELKGNIRVFCRCRPLNQTEISSGSGFVVEFESSLDNELHVICSDSSKKQFKFDHVFRPEDDQEAVFSQTKPIVTSVLDGYNVCIFSYGQTGTGKTFTMEGTPENRGVNYRTLEELFRISKDRGGFMRYELCVSMLEVYNEKIRDLLVNNTNQPTKKLEIKQCADGTLDVPGLVEERVYGFEEMWELLKSGSQARSVGSTSANEQSSRSHCLLRVTVKGENLINGQKTRSQLWLVDLAGSERVGRIDVDGERLKESQFINKSLSALGDVISSLASKTAHIPYRNSKLTHMLQSSLGGDCKTLMFVQISPSASDLGETLCSLNFASRVRGVESGPARKQADLTELFKYKQMAEKAKHDEKETKKLQDCIQSLQLRLASREHICRNLQEKNRDLENQLAEERKTRLKQETRAFAAVSHQSSASSFRKQGAQKTAAEKKPPLAPPRSRLPLRRISNFMPPPSALPPKKTISRTPVPSSVDGKENISTTALAGRNQKSQILPRRISIAVRPPPATTQQVLQPKRRVSIATYRPDPNSHMTTPLHTSASLFNSGRLSFARDPRKARYSRLFSPMPELKSEAETTPTTMRRSSKFMGSPPTLAGSVRAARHPAAVALQRKPVIWSPLKLRGMKNRRPSLLLPLRGSNDMR, via the exons ATGTTCCACGAAAACTGCACCGACGTCGTTCCAGATCACTACTCCAAGCCTTCCGCAACCTCCGAAGCAG TTAAAACCCTAGAGACGATAGCAAGCCAGGTGGACAGTGATGTGAGCGACAAAG AATGTACTCCAGACATTACTACCAAACCCGTCGACGGAGATTCTGATTTGATTGGTGAGAGTAGCGCGTCGAACGGAACAGAAGGTTCTCCATGTCAAAGGTTCCTTCCAGTTTTGCAGAAGATCACTGATTTGACAACCAAAATTCAG GATTTGAAGAAAGAGCATACTGTCTTGTCTGATCAAGTCAAGCTTACAACGAATTCCTTTCCAGACCCTTCAGTTCTAAACACCATTCAGCTGCTAA GTATGGAACATGAACTTTTAAAGAAGAAGTACCTAGATGAGTTGTCCGAGCGAAAGAGACTTTACAATGAAGTGATTGAGCTTAAAGGCAACATCCGAGTTTTCTGCAGATGTAGACCTTTGAATCAAACTGAAATTTCAAGCGGATCTGGTTTCGTTGTTGAATTCGAATCCTCCCTAGATAACGAGCTGCATGTCATTTGTTCTGATTCCTCGAAAAAGCAGTTCAAGTTTGACCATGTCTTCAGACCTGAGGACGACCAAG AGGCTGTTTTTTCCCAAACGAAGCCTATTGTGACTTCGGTGTTGGATGGGTATAATGTCTGCATTTTTTCCTATGGACAAACTGGAACTGGCAAGACCTTTACGATGGAGGGTACTCCTGAAAACAGAGGTGTTAACTACAGGACTCTGGAGGAGTTGTTTCGGATTTCAAAAGACAGAGGTGGCTTTATGAGATATGAGTTATGTGTTAGTATGCTGGAGGTTTATAATGAGAAGATTAGGGACCTCTTGGTCAATAACACTAATCAACCCACAAAGAA GTTGGAAATAAAGCAATGTGCAGACGGAACCTTAGATGTTCCAGGACTTGTCGAAGAGCGTGTTTATGGCTTTGAAGAGATGTGGGAACTGCTAAAGTCTGGAAGCCAAGCAAGGTCTGTTGGATCTACCAGTGCTAATGAGCAGAGCAGCCGCTCTCACTG CTTGTTGCGGGTGACAGTGAAGGGGGAGAACTTGATAAATGGGCAAAAGACAAGGAGTCAACTGTGGCTCGTAGACTTGGCTGGCAGTGAACGTGTGGGGAGGATTGATGTTGATGGTGAAAGACTGAAGGAATCTCAGTTTATAAATAAATCTCTCTCGGCCCTTGGCGATGTTATCTCATCCCTTGCATCCAAGACAGCCCACATTCCTTACag GAATTCGAAGCTTACTCATATGCTGCAGAGTTCTCTAG GGGGAGATTGCAAAACCTTGATGTTTGTCCAAATCAGCCCAAGTGCCTCAGATCTTGGAGAGACACTGTGTTCATTGAACTTTGCCAGCCGGGTGCGGGGAGTAGAGAGTGGACCTGCTCGCAAACAAGCAGACCTCACTGAGCTGTTCAAGTACAAACAAATG GCTGAAAAGGCTAAACATGAcgagaaagaaacaaagaaactaCAGGATTGCATACAGTCTCTGCAGTTGAGGCTTGCTTCAAGGGAACACATCTGCAGAAATCTACAAGAAAAG aaTCGAGACCTTGAGAACCAGTTGGCTGAGGAAAGGAAGACCAGACTGAAACAGGAGACTAGAGCTTTCGCAGCGGTTTCTCATCAGTCTTCAGCATCATCATTCCGAAAACAAGGAGCTCAGAAGACTGCTGCAGAGAAGAAACCGCCATTGGCTCCTCCAAGATCAAGGCTACCTTTGCGAAGAATTTCCAACTTCATGCCCCCACCATCTGCTTTACCGCCCAAAAAAACCATCTCTAGAACTCCCGTCCCATCTTCAGTGGATGGAAAAGAAAACATCTCCACAACAGCACTAGCAGGAAGAAACCAGAAAAGCCAAATTTTACCGAGAAGAATCTCCATTGCTGTCAGACCTCCACCCGCAACAACACAACAGGTTCTCCAGCCTAAGAGACGAGTCTCTATTGCTACATATCGCCCTGACCCGAACTCTCACATGACAACACCCCTCCACACCTCTGCCTCTCTATTTAACAGTGGCAGACTGTCGTTCGCAAGGGATCCACGAAAGGCACGGTATTCGAGGCTGTTCTCCCCGATGCCTGAATTGAAGTCGGAAGCAGAGACAACACCAACCACAATGAGGAGAAGCAGCAAGTTCATGGGTAGTCCCCCGACACTGGCTGGTTCAGTCAGGGCAGCGAGGCATCCGGCAGCAGTTGCACTACAACGGAAACCAGTAATCTGGAGTCCACTCAAGCTGAGAGGCATGAAAAACAGAAGGCCATCACTGTTACTGCCTCTCCGAGGTTCGAATGACATGCGGTGA
- the LOC137745645 gene encoding mannosylglycoprotein endo-beta-mannosidase-like, whose product MAAIGKTILDSGWIGTRDREVTATGTQLTTTHPPSPALPWMEAVVPGTVLATLVKGKDVPDPFYALQNDYITDISDSGRQYYTFWLFTTFRCNLSGTQFVDLNFRAINYYAEVYLNGHRKDLPRGMFQRHSLDVTDIVLPNAQNLLAIRVYPPDNPGTIPPEGGQGGDHEIGKDVAAQYVEGWDWMCPIRDRNTGIWDEVSISVTGPVKIIDPHLVSSFFDNYKRVYLHATTELENRSASVAECSLNIQVTTELEGNVCLVEHLQTQHLSIPAGSRVKYTFPELFFYKPNLWWPNGMGKQSLYNVDITVDVKGYGESDLWNQLFGFRKIESYIDTATGGRLFKVNGQPIFIRGGNWTVSDGLLRLSKERYRTAIKFHADMNLNMLRCWGGGVAERPEFYHYCDIYGLLVWQEFWITGDINGRGKPVSNLNGPLDHDLFLLCARDTIRLLRNHPSLVLWVGGSEQIPPDDINTALKHDLRLHPYFENSSNESGKIVEKLSLTSEDPSQYLDGTRIYIQGSLWDGFANGKGGFTAGPYAIQNPADFFKDGFYQYGFNPAVGSVGTPVAATIRAAMPPEAWHIPLFKKVSNGYEEVPNGMWVHFKYKPYSNPGKVHDQILLYGSPKDLDDFCLKAQLANYTQYKALLEGWTSRMWTKYTGVLIWKTQNPWPGLGGQLYDHFLDQTAGFYGCRCAAEPIHVQLNLATYFIEVVNTTSDELSDIAIEASVWDLEGTSPYYKVHEKVSMPPKRTVPIAEMKYPKSKNPRPVYFLLLKLYHKSDYRIISRNFYWLHLSGGDYKLLEPYRKKTVPLKVTSQVFIKGSTYEMHMRVKNTSKKPEPKSLTFQNNFTTNQGDGNFDVAPVEATHDGADRKLEVGWFHKISRHFSKETDGLRVAEINSANIGVAFFLHFSVHGAKKDHKEGEDTRILPVHYSDNYFSLVPGEAMSIKISFEVPPGVIPRVTLDGWNYHGVHTVHSFG is encoded by the exons ATGGCGGCGATAGGGAAGACGATTCTGGACTCGGGGTGGATCGGCACCAGGGACAGGGAAGTCACCGCCACTGGGACCCAGCTCACCACCACCCACCCTCCCTCCCCCGCCCTTCCTTGGATGGAAGCCGTCGTTCCCGGAac TGTTCTGGCAACCTTGGTGAAGGGGAAAGATGTACCCGATCCTTTCTACGCATTGCAAAACGACTACATTACAGACATTTCTGACTCCGGGAGGCAGTACTACACATTCTGGCTCTTTACAACTTTTCGGTGTAATCTG TCAGGCACACAGTTTGTGGATCTGAATTTCCGCGCAATCAATTACTATGCCGAGGTGTATCTAAATGGGCACAGAAAAGACCTGCCAAGAGGGATGTTTCAAAGGCATTCTCTTGACGTCACTGATATAGTGCTTCCCAATGCTCAGAATTTGCTTGCTATTCGTGTTTATCCCCCGGATAATCCAGGGACTATTCCTCCTGAGGGAGGGCAGGGTGGCGATCACGAG ATAGGGAAAGATGTAGCTGCACAATATGTGGAGGGTTGGGATTGGATGTGTCCTATAAG GGATAGAAACACGGGCATATGGGACGAGGTGTCAATTTCTGTAACAGGG CCAGTAAAAATAATTGATCCGCACTTGGTTTCATCGTTTTTTGACAACTACAAGAGGGTGTATTTGCATGCTACAACTGAGTTGGAAAATAGAAGTGCCTCGGTTGCTGAGTGTTCTTTAAATATCCAAGTAACAACAGAACTTGAAGGAAACGTTTGCTTAGTAGAGCATCTTCAGACTCAACATTTGTCAATCCCTGCTGGATCACGGGTGAAATATACATTTCCTGAG CTCTTCTTTTACAAGCCAAATTTATGGTGGCCAAATGGTATGGGAAAGCAATCCTTGTACAATGTTGACATTACTGTTGATGTGAAGGGATACGGAGAATCTGATTTGTGGAACCAATTATTTGGATTCCGCAAAATTGAGAGCTACATTGATACTGCCACTGGTGGGAG GTTGTTCAAGGTCAATGGTCAGCCTATTTTTATTCGTGGTGGTAATTGGACAGTGTCAGATGGCCTCCTTCGACTTTCAAAAGAGCGCTACAGAACAGCCATCAAGTTTCATGCAGATATGAATTTGAACATGCTACGCTGTTGGGGCGGTGGAGTGGCCGAAAGGCCAGAATTTTATCATTACTGTGATATTTATGGTCTGCTG GTCTGGCAAGAGTTTTGGATTACTGGAGATATCAACGGACGAGGTAAACCAGTATCAAATCTAAATGGTCCACTGGACCATGATCTTTTCTTGCTATGCGCGAGAGATACTATCAGGCTTCTAAGGAACCATCCAAGTCTTGTCCTTTGGGTGGGTGGAAGTGAACAAATTCCACCAGACGACATCAACACAGCTTTGAAACACGACCTCAGGCTCCATCCATATTTTGAAAACTCTTCAAATGAGAGTGGCAAGATTGTTGAAAAGTTGTCCCTGACTTCAGAGGATCCAAGCCAATATCTTGATGGTACACGCATTTACATTCAAGGGTCCTTGTGGGATGGGTTTGCAAATGGAAAGGGGGGCTTCACTGCTGGCCCTTATGCAATCCAAAATCCTGCAGACTTCTTTAAGGATGGGTTTTACCAATATGGGTTCAATCCTGCGGTTGGTTCTGTAGGCACACCAGTTGCAGCTACCATCAGAGCGGCAATGCCTCCAGAAGCATGGCATATTCCTttgtttaagaaggtttcaaatGGTTATGAAGAAGTTCCAAACGGCATGTGGGTACACTTTAAGTACAAGCCTTATTCAAATCCGGGCAAGGTTCATGATCAGATTTTGCTTTATGGGTCGCCGAAAgatcttgatgatttttgcttaAAG GCTCAACTAGCTAACTACACCCAGTATAAAGCTCTATTGGAGGGTTGGACTTCCCGAATGTGGACTAAATACACTGGTGTTTTGATTTGGAAAACACAAAATCCTTGGCCAGGTCTCGGAGGTCAACTTTACGATCACTTTCTAGACCAAACTGCAGGTTTCTATGGCTGTCGCTGCGCTGCTGAGCCAATACATGTCCAACTTAACTTAGCTACATATTTTATAGAG GTTGTCAACACTACATCAGACGAGCTATCTGACATCGCTATAGAAGCCTCGGTGTGGGATCTAGAAGGAACAAGCCCATACTACAAAGTTCACGAAAAGGTGTCAATGCCACCGAAAAGAACAGTACCAATTGCTGAGATGAAATATCCAAAATCTAAAAACCCAAGGCCGGTTTACTTTCTTCTTCTCAAGCTGTATCACAAGTCAGATTATCGCATTATTTCCAGGAACTTTTACTGGTTGCATCTGTCGGGTGGGGATTACAAGCTGTTAGAACCATATAGGAAGAAGACAGTACCACTCAAGGTTACATCTCAGGTTTTCATCAAAGGAAGCACCTACGAAATGCATATGCGTGTGAAGAACACATCTAagaaaccagagccaaaaagttTGACCTTTCAAAACAATTTCACTACTAATCAAGGTGATGGCAATTTCGATGTAGCGCCAGTGGAAGCTACACATGATGGAGCAGACAGAAAACTTGAAGTTGGCTGGTTTCATAAAATATCTAGACATTTCTCAAAGGAGACTGATGGTTTGAGGGTTGCTGAAATCAACAGCGCCAACATAGGCGTTGCTTTCTTCCTTCATTTTTCTGTACATGGAGCGAAGAAGGACCATAAGGAAGGAGAAGACACAAGAATCCTTCCAGTTCATTACTCGGACAACTATTTTTCACTGGTGCCAGGTGAGGCTATGTCGATAAAGATCTCCTTCGAGGTCCCTCCCGGTGTCATCCCTCGAGTTACTCTCGACGGATGGAATTACCATGGTGTCCATACAGTCCATTCATTTGGTTAA
- the LOC137745712 gene encoding uncharacterized protein: protein MMASSTSPNCLFHFSSLSSSSSVSNSTTTTHLPLSSSHIIFNGCSATSLTKSSSSSRISAKFDKFQGGIPQEILQDATPPPSLEAPDEEDGEQEDDDSCLPSNLEGAVRQSGEASADFVSSGGMRAIVELLIPQLQFLDEEGAQAELWELSRVFLDTLIEETGGQRVKAVFPDAGAAALLKHRWKDAAFGFASLSDRKPITSEDEIVVMVVPDYQMLGYVEKLAATLSDDPPRPLIMWNPRLISEDVGVGFNVRKLRRYFLRTFTTVYSMRPMESGAVFRRYPGLWKVFYDDKDRPNRYLLAKELIQRPDAEELEMIFGNVDESSEKGQSLFDQAAGMFSSLNRFMRVISR from the exons ATGATGGCTTCCTCCACATCCCCAAACTGCTTGTTTCACTTCAgctccctttcttcttcttcttcagtatCCAACTCAACCACCACCACACATTTGCCCTTATCTTCTTCTCATATTATCTTCAATGGCTGCAGTGCAACTTCCCTCACCaaatcttcttcctcttcaagaATATCTGCCAAGTTTGATAAGTTCCAAGGTGGGATTCCCCAGGAAATTCTTCAAGATGccacaccaccaccatctcTAGAAGCTCCTGACGAAGAAGATGGTGAGCAGGAAGATGATGACAG CTGCTTGCCCTCTAACTTGGAGGGTGCAGTGCGTCAATCAGGTGAAGCAAGTGCAGACTTTGTGTCTTCAGGAGGAATGAGAGCCATA GTTGAGCTTTTGATCCCTCAGCTGCAATTTCTAGACGAAGAAGGTGCACAAGCTGAGCTCTGGGAATTGTCGAGGGTTTTCTTAGATACGCTGATTGAAGAAACTGGCGGTCAG AGAGTTAAAGCTGTGTTTCCTGATGCTGGTGCGGCAGCGCTTCTAAAACACCGTTGGAAAGATGCTGCTTTTGGATTCGCCAg CTTAAGCGACCGAAAGCCTATAACGAGTGAAGATGAGATTGTGGTTATGGTTGTTCCTGATTACCAGATGTTGGGATACGTCGAGAAACTTGCGGCTACTCTCTCAGATGACCCG CCAAGGCCTCTCATCATGTGGAACCCCCGTCTCATCAGCGAGGATGTAGGAGTTGGATTCAATGTTCGAAAGTTAAGGCGGTACTTTCTCAG AACTTTTACGACGGTCTACTCAATGAGGCCTATGGAATCTGGTGCTGTATTTAGGCGTTATCCAGG GCTATGGAAGGTGTTCTACGATGACAAGGATAGACCGAACAGATACCTGCTCGCGAAAGAGCTCATTCAGCGCCCCGACGCTGAAGAACTTGAG ATGATATTCGGAAATGTAGACGAGAGCTCAGAGAAGGGCCAATCTTTGTTTGATCAAGCTGCAGGGATGTTCTCTTCGCTAAATCGATTTATGAGGGTCATTTCAAGATAG